From Deinococcus planocerae, a single genomic window includes:
- the pruA gene encoding L-glutamate gamma-semialdehyde dehydrogenase, whose protein sequence is MLKIQDYRPQPFTDFTLEENRQAYQTALQQVRADLLGKHYPLVIDGERVDTAERLTSLNPCDTCEVVGTTAKATVEDAERALQGAWKAFETWKRWDMDARARILLKAAAILKRRRLEACALMSIEVGKNYAEADVEVAEAIDFLEYYARSAMKYVGFGAAETTWFEGEENGLMYLPLGVGVSISPWNFPCAIFIGMAAAPIVAGNCVIAKPAEDSGLIAGFMVDIMLEAGLPAGVLQFLPGVGKEVGEYLNNHPRTRFITFTGSRAVGLHINEVAARVQPGQKWIKKVILELGGKDAMIVDETADLDVAVTAAVQGAFGFNGQKCSAMSRLIVVDEVYDRVVDAFVERARTLKVGTGEENANVTAVVNQMSFDKVSGYLEIGREEGQLLLGGEAPGQHDGKKGYYVQPTIFGDVPPQARLAQEEIFGPVVSVLRARDWAHALEIANGTQYGLTGGVCSNVRERLEQAREEFEAGNLYFNRKITGAIVGVQPFGGYNMSGTDSKAGGPDYLANFLQLKTVTERW, encoded by the coding sequence ATGCTCAAAATCCAGGACTACCGCCCCCAGCCCTTCACCGACTTCACCCTGGAGGAAAACCGCCAGGCGTACCAGACCGCGCTGCAACAGGTCCGCGCCGACCTCCTCGGCAAGCATTATCCCCTCGTGATCGACGGCGAGCGGGTGGACACGGCGGAGCGGCTGACCTCCCTCAACCCCTGCGACACCTGCGAGGTCGTCGGCACGACCGCCAAGGCCACGGTCGAGGACGCCGAGCGTGCCCTGCAAGGCGCCTGGAAAGCCTTCGAGACGTGGAAGCGGTGGGACATGGACGCGCGCGCGCGCATCCTGCTCAAGGCCGCCGCGATCCTGAAGCGCCGCCGCCTGGAAGCGTGCGCCCTGATGAGCATCGAGGTCGGCAAGAATTACGCCGAGGCCGACGTGGAGGTCGCGGAGGCGATTGACTTCCTGGAGTACTACGCCAGAAGCGCCATGAAGTACGTGGGCTTCGGCGCCGCCGAGACGACGTGGTTCGAGGGCGAGGAAAACGGGCTGATGTACCTGCCGCTGGGCGTCGGGGTCTCGATCTCGCCTTGGAACTTCCCGTGCGCGATCTTCATCGGCATGGCCGCCGCGCCCATCGTGGCGGGCAACTGCGTCATCGCCAAGCCCGCCGAGGACTCGGGGCTCATCGCCGGATTCATGGTGGACATCATGCTGGAGGCGGGGCTGCCCGCCGGGGTGCTGCAATTCCTGCCCGGGGTGGGCAAGGAGGTCGGCGAGTACCTCAACAACCACCCGAGGACGCGCTTCATCACCTTCACGGGCTCGCGGGCGGTGGGCCTGCACATCAACGAGGTCGCCGCGAGGGTCCAGCCCGGCCAGAAGTGGATCAAGAAGGTGATCCTCGAACTCGGCGGCAAGGACGCGATGATCGTGGACGAGACCGCCGACCTCGACGTGGCGGTGACCGCCGCCGTGCAGGGCGCGTTCGGCTTCAACGGCCAGAAGTGCTCGGCCATGAGCCGCCTGATCGTGGTGGACGAGGTGTACGACCGGGTGGTGGACGCCTTCGTCGAGCGGGCGCGGACGCTGAAGGTCGGCACGGGCGAGGAGAACGCGAACGTCACGGCGGTCGTCAACCAGATGAGCTTCGACAAGGTGAGCGGCTACCTGGAGATCGGCAGGGAAGAAGGCCAGCTCCTCCTCGGCGGCGAGGCGCCCGGCCAGCATGACGGGAAGAAGGGGTACTACGTCCAGCCCACCATCTTCGGGGACGTGCCCCCGCAGGCCCGCCTCGCCCAGGAGGAGATTTTCGGGCCGGTCGTGAGCGTCCTGCGCGCCCGCGACTGGGCGCACGCGCTGGAGATCGCCAACGGCACCCAGTACGGTCTGACGGGCGGCGTGTGCAGCAATGTCCGCGAGCGGCTGGAGCAGGCCCGCGAGGAGTTCGAGGCCGGGAACCTGTACTTCAACCGCAAGATCACGGGCGCCATCGTGGGCGTGCAGCCCTTCGGCGGCTACAACATGAGCGGCACCGACTCCAAGGCGGGTGGCCCGGACTACCTCGCCAACTTCCTCCAGCTCAAGACCGTGACCGAGCGCTGGTAA
- a CDS encoding SDR family oxidoreductase, with the protein MDLIGVTGVPGNVGTPLVAELLARGARVRVLARRPDHARQVLGDVLGEGALAGVEFGHLDFGNRRTYVAAFRGVRRLFVTRPPQLSQVGRDMIPALDVALGAGVEQMALLSLQGVERLRFVPHAKLEAYMQESGARYTFLRPSFFLQNLTTTHLPELQRGEIYVPAGGGRTSFVDVRDVAEAGAVVLTEGGHENRAYELTGSESLTYGEVAAHFSAVTGRPIRYADPSPLAFYRHLRARGVAPGQILVMEAIYGVARLGLAGRVTPDLARLLGRSPRTVDDFARDHADLIRGEGA; encoded by the coding sequence ATGGACCTGATCGGGGTGACGGGCGTGCCGGGCAACGTGGGCACGCCGCTGGTGGCGGAGCTGCTCGCGCGCGGGGCACGGGTGCGGGTGCTCGCCCGCCGCCCTGACCACGCCCGGCAGGTGCTGGGGGACGTGCTCGGCGAGGGGGCGCTGGCGGGGGTGGAGTTCGGCCACCTGGACTTCGGGAACCGCCGCACGTACGTGGCGGCCTTCCGGGGGGTGCGGCGCCTCTTCGTCACGCGGCCCCCGCAGCTCAGTCAGGTGGGGCGCGACATGATCCCGGCCCTCGACGTGGCGCTGGGGGCGGGGGTGGAGCAGATGGCCCTGCTCTCCCTCCAGGGGGTCGAGCGGCTGCGCTTCGTGCCGCACGCCAAGCTTGAGGCGTACATGCAGGAGAGCGGCGCCCGGTACACCTTCTTGCGCCCGTCCTTTTTCCTGCAAAACCTGACGACCACCCACCTGCCGGAGTTGCAACGGGGCGAAATCTACGTGCCCGCTGGGGGGGGCCGCACGAGCTTCGTGGACGTGCGCGACGTGGCGGAGGCGGGGGCGGTGGTGCTGACGGAAGGCGGGCACGAGAACCGCGCCTACGAGCTGACCGGCTCCGAGTCGCTGACCTACGGGGAGGTGGCGGCGCACTTCTCGGCGGTGACGGGGCGGCCCATCCGCTACGCCGACCCCAGCCCGCTCGCCTTCTACCGCCACCTGCGGGCGCGGGGGGTGGCGCCGGGGCAGATCCTCGTGATGGAGGCGATCTACGGGGTCGCCCGGCTCGGGCTGGCGGGGCGGGTCACGCCGGACCTCGCCCGGCTGCTGGGCCGTTCGCCGCGCACGGTGGACGATTTCGCGCGCGACCACGCCGACCTCATCCGCGGGGAGGGGGCGTGA
- a CDS encoding proline dehydrogenase family protein has protein sequence MIDQLYRKAVLTVSGQKPVESLVRSRGWGVAQRFVAGEDATSAIRAVQDLHKDGILGNLDLLGEFVTSPDTANEFAAKVLGLLNDAHAAGLKPYVSVKLSSIGQGMTTPEGEDLGLSNARRIVARAKGYGGFVCLDMEDHPRVDVTLAQFRTLVGEFGHEHVGTVLQSYLYRSEGDWADLQDLKPNLRIVKGAYLEPETVAMPDKADVDAAYRRLVYAQMKAGSYVNVATHDEGIIADVEHFALAHGIAREAFEFQMLYGIRRDLQKDLAARGYRVRAYIPYGRDWYPYFSRRIAERPANVMFVLRGMLRG, from the coding sequence ATGATCGACCAGCTCTACCGCAAGGCCGTCCTCACCGTCTCGGGGCAAAAGCCCGTCGAGTCCCTCGTCCGCTCGCGCGGGTGGGGGGTCGCCCAGCGCTTCGTGGCGGGCGAGGACGCCACCTCGGCCATCCGCGCCGTTCAGGACCTGCACAAAGACGGCATCCTCGGCAACCTCGACCTTCTCGGCGAGTTCGTCACGTCCCCGGACACGGCGAACGAGTTCGCGGCCAAGGTGCTCGGCCTCCTGAACGACGCGCACGCGGCGGGCCTGAAGCCCTACGTCAGCGTCAAGCTCTCCAGCATCGGGCAGGGGATGACCACGCCGGAGGGTGAGGACCTCGGCCTCTCGAATGCCCGGCGTATCGTCGCCAGGGCGAAAGGTTACGGCGGCTTTGTGTGCCTGGACATGGAGGACCACCCCCGGGTGGATGTGACCCTCGCCCAGTTCCGCACCCTGGTCGGCGAGTTCGGGCACGAGCACGTCGGCACGGTGCTCCAGAGCTACCTCTACCGCTCGGAGGGCGACTGGGCGGACTTGCAGGACCTGAAGCCCAACCTGCGCATCGTGAAGGGCGCGTACCTCGAACCCGAGACAGTGGCGATGCCCGACAAGGCGGACGTGGACGCGGCGTACCGGCGGCTGGTATACGCGCAGATGAAGGCGGGGAGCTACGTCAACGTCGCCACGCACGACGAGGGGATCATCGCGGACGTGGAGCACTTCGCGCTCGCGCACGGGATCGCGCGTGAAGCCTTCGAGTTTCAGATGCTCTACGGCATCCGGCGCGACCTGCAAAAAGACCTCGCCGCGCGGGGCTACCGGGTGCGGGCGTACATCCCCTACGGGCGCGACTGGTATCCCTACTTCTCGCGCCGCATCGCCGAGCGCCCGGCGAACGTGATGTTCGTGCTGCGCGGAATGCTGAGGGGCTAG
- a CDS encoding GntR family transcriptional regulator, with protein sequence MTPFERPTLVRDGVYGHLRRAVLDGEIAPGERLGEVELGERLGVSRTPIREALARLTQDGLLVAEANKGVRVRTVSAGEARDTYVVREELDGLAAALAACAHTPADAAGLRAALSALNAAREAGYRVQTRLDLAFHQAVTLAAHNAALADLARGLSLRVTLIKHQTRTYNAHPETGEQHAAILEAVLARDAPAAREAARHHVRTFAALVLHQLGDSA encoded by the coding sequence ATGACTCCTTTCGAGCGCCCCACCCTGGTGCGTGACGGCGTGTACGGTCACCTGCGCCGGGCGGTGCTCGACGGCGAGATCGCGCCGGGCGAGCGGCTGGGCGAGGTGGAGCTGGGCGAGCGGCTGGGGGTGAGCCGCACGCCGATCCGTGAGGCGCTGGCGCGGCTGACGCAAGACGGGCTGCTCGTGGCGGAGGCGAACAAGGGGGTGCGGGTCCGCACGGTGAGTGCCGGGGAGGCGCGGGACACCTACGTGGTGCGCGAGGAACTCGACGGGCTGGCCGCCGCCCTCGCCGCCTGCGCCCACACCCCCGCCGACGCCGCCGGGCTGCGCGCGGCGCTAAGCGCCCTGAACGCGGCCCGGGAGGCGGGCTACCGCGTTCAGACGCGGCTCGACCTCGCCTTCCACCAGGCGGTGACGCTCGCCGCGCACAACGCCGCCCTGGCCGATCTGGCGCGGGGGCTCTCGCTGCGGGTCACCCTGATCAAGCACCAGACGCGCACGTACAACGCGCACCCCGAGACGGGCGAGCAGCACGCGGCGATCCTGGAAGCGGTCCTCGCCCGCGACGCGCCCGCCGCCCGGGAGGCCGCCCGGCACCACGTCCGCACCTTCGCCGCCCTCGTGCTGCACCAACTCGGAGATAGCGCATGA
- a CDS encoding MgtC/SapB family protein, which produces METFWAELRLMQGLVAAFVLSGLIGWERERRHHSAGLRTHILVGVSAALFVVLADTLIYRFADDSEQVRFDLVGVLGAVVSGVSFLGAGAIFSDRRGQGARGLTTAAGLLATASVGVACGLHLYVLATGATLLFLFTLGWLGPLVGERIKARQEAEDDG; this is translated from the coding sequence ATGGAAACCTTCTGGGCGGAACTGCGGCTGATGCAGGGCCTGGTCGCCGCCTTCGTGCTGAGCGGGCTCATCGGCTGGGAGCGCGAGCGGCGCCACCACAGCGCGGGGTTGCGGACGCACATCCTCGTGGGGGTGAGCGCGGCCCTCTTCGTCGTGCTCGCCGACACCCTGATTTACCGCTTCGCCGACGACTCCGAGCAGGTCCGCTTCGACCTCGTGGGCGTGCTCGGCGCGGTCGTCAGCGGCGTGAGCTTCCTGGGCGCGGGCGCGATCTTCTCCGACCGGCGCGGGCAGGGCGCCCGGGGCCTCACCACCGCGGCGGGTCTCCTCGCCACCGCGAGCGTCGGCGTCGCCTGCGGGCTGCACCTCTACGTGCTGGCGACCGGGGCGACCCTCCTCTTCCTCTTCACCCTGGGGTGGCTGGGTCCCCTCGTCGGCGAGAGGATCAAGGCCCGGCAGGAGGCGGAGGACGACGGCTAG
- the recO gene encoding DNA repair protein RecO, with the protein MRSRSTTRSGIVIRRRVTPAGDIIVTLLTPQGKVKAIARGGVRGPLASRLNLFHHVGVQVYQTPQADLATVQQAVLEGALPKLAEPGRYAFAHLMAELADALFQEGEFSEQAFELFAGALRGVSHQPDPEWVALVMSYKLLGLAGFVQQTARCARCGAPHPEHPDPLGGQLLCSACSSLPAYPEASLDFLRNVVRRSVRVSMEAPVPEGERPALWRALERFVTVQVGNVQSWRQLVPQTSVVSV; encoded by the coding sequence GTGAGATCGCGCAGCACCACCCGCAGCGGCATCGTGATACGTCGGCGCGTGACACCCGCCGGGGACATCATCGTCACGCTGCTCACCCCGCAGGGCAAGGTCAAGGCCATCGCGCGCGGCGGGGTGCGCGGGCCGCTGGCGAGCCGCCTGAACCTCTTCCACCACGTCGGCGTGCAGGTCTACCAGACGCCGCAGGCCGACCTGGCGACCGTGCAGCAGGCGGTGCTGGAGGGCGCCCTGCCGAAGCTCGCCGAGCCCGGGAGGTACGCCTTCGCGCACCTGATGGCCGAACTCGCCGACGCCCTGTTTCAGGAGGGCGAGTTCAGCGAGCAGGCCTTCGAGCTGTTCGCGGGGGCCCTGCGCGGCGTCTCCCACCAGCCCGACCCCGAGTGGGTGGCCCTGGTGATGAGCTACAAGCTGCTCGGCCTGGCGGGCTTCGTGCAGCAGACGGCCCGCTGCGCCCGCTGCGGCGCCCCCCACCCCGAGCACCCCGATCCGCTGGGCGGGCAACTCCTGTGCTCCGCGTGCTCCAGCCTCCCCGCCTACCCGGAGGCCAGCCTCGACTTCCTGCGGAACGTGGTGCGGCGGAGTGTCCGGGTCAGCATGGAGGCCCCGGTGCCGGAAGGCGAGCGGCCCGCGCTGTGGCGGGCGCTGGAACGCTTCGTGACCGTGCAGGTGGGGAACGTGCAGAGCTGGCGGCAGTTAGTACCGCAGACATCTGTCGTTTCTGTTTAA
- a CDS encoding alpha/beta hydrolase — MTRLPARASSRRRKFTLGTLAVTLAALLTACSGVDAQQSLNRAVNLAGLNVVTDQRYGPDARNTLDVYAPRNVQNAPVVLFIHGGSWQNGDKSGHRFVGESLARAGYVTGVMNYRLAPKNRYPDFVQDAASALRWLRDNAKTFGGNPDVLFVTGHSAGAFNAVEAVDNERWLREAGVPIRAVRGVIGIAGPYSYDFRQFQSRVAFPENGTPDGVMPDRHVRRDAPPHLLLVAANDRTVHPQNALNMEAALKAAGVPVTRTVLPRVNHITIAAAIARPLTFLGGTRQAMIDFIERHK; from the coding sequence ATGACCCGCCTCCCCGCCCGCGCCTCCTCCCGGCGCCGGAAGTTCACCCTCGGCACGCTGGCCGTGACCCTGGCCGCCCTGCTCACCGCCTGCTCGGGGGTGGACGCGCAGCAGAGCCTCAACCGCGCCGTGAACCTCGCTGGGCTCAACGTCGTTACGGATCAGCGCTACGGCCCGGACGCGCGCAACACGCTCGACGTGTATGCGCCCAGGAACGTGCAGAACGCGCCCGTCGTGCTCTTCATCCACGGCGGCTCGTGGCAAAACGGCGACAAGTCCGGGCACCGCTTCGTGGGCGAGAGCCTCGCGCGGGCCGGGTACGTGACGGGCGTGATGAACTACCGCCTCGCGCCGAAAAACCGCTACCCCGACTTCGTACAAGACGCCGCCTCCGCGCTGAGGTGGCTGCGCGACAACGCCAAGACCTTCGGCGGCAACCCCGACGTGCTGTTCGTGACCGGGCACTCGGCGGGTGCTTTCAACGCGGTCGAGGCGGTGGACAACGAACGCTGGCTGCGTGAGGCGGGCGTGCCCATCCGCGCCGTGCGGGGCGTCATCGGCATCGCGGGGCCGTACTCCTACGACTTCCGGCAGTTCCAGAGCCGGGTGGCCTTTCCCGAGAACGGCACGCCGGATGGGGTCATGCCCGACCGCCACGTCCGCCGGGACGCGCCGCCGCACCTGCTGCTCGTCGCGGCGAACGACCGGACCGTCCACCCGCAGAACGCGCTGAACATGGAAGCCGCCCTCAAGGCCGCCGGGGTGCCCGTCACCCGCACGGTGCTGCCGCGCGTCAACCACATCACCATCGCCGCCGCCATCGCCCGGCCCCTGACGTTCCTGGGGGGGACGCGGCAGGCGATGATTGATTTCATCGAAAGACACAAGTAA
- a CDS encoding lycopene cyclase family protein: MAPHPDLTDALVIGGGPSGLSLAAELAACGLSVRLVAPHPPRPFPATYGAWLDEVPLPVRPALAQVWTDVRVYTGEAPTPLLRPYALFDNPRLLETLLARAGSGLTWTVGAAACAERVGEGWEVRGRGGERWRTRLVVDAGGHLGGLKRPAHPGGAALQTAFGLVARFGRPPGPPGGMVWMDYRAGHLPPDEVRAAPTFLYTMHLGEDRYLVEETSLIARPGLTRELLERRLHARLAAQGTPPGEVESTEWVAFPMNTAAPAPGAVLAFGSAAGLVHPISGFQVAGALHDAPAVARAVAGALDRHGPAQAVQAGWDTLWPGERRAAREVALLDADALLALPGTLLPAFFAAFFQLPASEWHAFLAPRTKAGALARTMLRLFAHAPNPVRVPLARAALGQAGPSGRALRAAVGGG, translated from the coding sequence ATGGCCCCGCACCCCGACCTCACGGACGCGCTGGTGATCGGCGGCGGCCCCTCCGGGCTGAGCCTCGCCGCCGAACTCGCCGCGTGCGGCCTGAGCGTGCGCCTCGTCGCCCCCCACCCGCCGCGCCCCTTCCCCGCCACCTACGGCGCGTGGCTGGACGAGGTGCCGCTCCCCGTTCGCCCCGCCCTCGCCCAGGTGTGGACGGACGTGCGGGTGTACACGGGCGAGGCCCCCACCCCCCTCCTGCGCCCCTACGCCCTGTTCGACAATCCCCGCCTGCTGGAAACGCTGCTCGCGCGGGCGGGCTCGGGCCTGACCTGGACCGTCGGTGCGGCGGCGTGTGCCGAGCGGGTGGGGGAGGGGTGGGAGGTCCGGGGCCGTGGCGGCGAACGGTGGCGGACCCGGCTGGTGGTGGACGCGGGGGGGCATCTCGGCGGGCTGAAGCGGCCCGCCCACCCGGGCGGCGCGGCCCTCCAGACGGCCTTCGGGCTCGTCGCGCGCTTTGGCCGCCCGCCCGGTCCTCCCGGCGGAATGGTGTGGATGGACTACCGCGCGGGCCACCTCCCGCCCGACGAGGTTCGTGCCGCCCCGACCTTCCTCTACACCATGCACCTCGGAGAGGACCGTTACCTCGTGGAGGAGACGAGCCTGATCGCCCGCCCCGGCCTCACGAGAGAATTGCTCGAACGCCGGTTGCACGCCCGCCTCGCCGCGCAGGGCACCCCGCCGGGTGAGGTCGAGAGCACCGAGTGGGTCGCCTTTCCGATGAACACGGCGGCCCCCGCGCCCGGCGCCGTCCTCGCCTTCGGGTCGGCGGCGGGGCTGGTCCACCCGATCAGCGGGTTTCAGGTCGCCGGGGCCCTGCACGACGCTCCCGCCGTCGCGCGGGCGGTCGCGGGGGCGCTGGACCGTCACGGCCCCGCCCAGGCCGTCCAGGCCGGTTGGGACACGCTCTGGCCCGGGGAGCGCCGCGCCGCCCGCGAGGTCGCCCTGCTCGACGCCGACGCCCTGCTCGCCCTGCCGGGAACCCTGCTGCCCGCCTTCTTCGCCGCCTTCTTCCAGTTACCCGCCTCCGAGTGGCACGCCTTCCTGGCCCCCCGCACGAAGGCCGGGGCCCTCGCCCGCACGATGCTGCGGCTCTTCGCCCACGCGCCGAACCCGGTCCGGGTGCCCCTCGCCCGCGCCGCGCTGGGGCAGGCGGGCCCGAGCGGGCGGGCGCTGCGGGCGGCGGTGGGGGGAGGCTGA
- the sdaAB gene encoding L-serine ammonia-lyase, iron-sulfur-dependent subunit beta — MSLLDMIGPVMIGPSSSHTAGACRLGLVAHHLLGEAPRRAVIGLHASFAKTGRGHGTHLALVAGLLGYGPDDPRLPRAFEEAEAAGLSAEFRDVDLGDVHPNTAHIELHGAEQAVTVQGSSTGGGVIRVTEVQGLGVNFSGSNPTLLLRYADAVGMIARVASTVAADGVNIAALTCTREARGGQALLAIELDQALSPEALAFLNRWPDMNWVRPLPKLMDG, encoded by the coding sequence ATGTCCCTGCTCGACATGATCGGTCCCGTGATGATCGGGCCGAGCAGCAGCCACACGGCGGGTGCCTGCCGTCTGGGGCTGGTCGCCCACCACCTGCTCGGGGAGGCTCCCCGCCGCGCGGTGATTGGCCTGCACGCGAGTTTCGCCAAGACGGGGCGCGGCCACGGCACCCACCTCGCGCTCGTGGCGGGGCTGCTCGGGTACGGGCCCGACGACCCCCGGTTGCCTCGCGCGTTCGAGGAGGCCGAGGCGGCGGGCCTCTCTGCCGAGTTCCGGGACGTGGACCTCGGCGACGTTCACCCCAACACCGCGCACATCGAGCTGCACGGCGCAGAGCAGGCCGTGACGGTCCAGGGCAGCTCCACGGGCGGCGGGGTGATCCGCGTGACCGAGGTGCAGGGGCTGGGGGTGAACTTCAGCGGGTCGAACCCGACCCTGCTGCTGCGCTACGCCGACGCCGTGGGCATGATCGCCCGGGTCGCCAGCACGGTCGCCGCCGACGGGGTGAATATCGCCGCCCTGACCTGCACCCGCGAGGCGCGCGGCGGTCAGGCCCTGCTCGCCATCGAACTCGACCAGGCGCTGAGCCCGGAAGCCCTCGCCTTCCTGAACCGCTGGCCCGACATGAACTGGGTCCGCCCCCTGCCCAAGCTGATGGACGGCTGA
- the sdaAA gene encoding L-serine ammonia-lyase, iron-sulfur-dependent, subunit alpha, which translates to MTTLESLMNAPAPASAWVLAQDCAETGLDPEAIRAEMARRIGEMRASVERGLRSDARSITGMVGWNAKGLWDAPDVLGAPLLRRVQAYAMAVNEENARMGRIVAAPTAGSAGTIPGALLGVADHLGLPDERLVDPLILAAGVGKAISKRMFISGAAGGCQAEIGSSAAMAAAAVVELLGGSPRACVHAASLALMNTIGLVCDPVGGYVEVPCVSRNAFFAVHAVSAAQLALAQLESFIPPDEVVGAMASVGRLMPAELRETAEGGLAQTPTGLAVTARMEGREGESGMIELPMA; encoded by the coding sequence ATGACCACCCTCGAAAGCCTGATGAACGCGCCCGCCCCCGCCTCCGCCTGGGTGCTGGCGCAGGATTGTGCGGAGACGGGCCTCGACCCGGAAGCCATCCGCGCCGAGATGGCCCGCCGCATCGGGGAGATGCGCGCCTCGGTCGAGCGCGGTCTGCGGAGTGACGCGAGGAGCATCACGGGCATGGTGGGCTGGAACGCCAAGGGGCTGTGGGACGCGCCCGACGTGCTGGGAGCGCCGCTGCTGAGGCGGGTGCAGGCCTACGCGATGGCCGTGAACGAGGAAAACGCCCGCATGGGCCGCATCGTCGCCGCACCCACGGCGGGAAGCGCGGGCACGATTCCCGGGGCACTCCTCGGCGTGGCGGATCACCTCGGCCTCCCCGACGAGCGGCTGGTGGACCCCCTGATCCTGGCGGCAGGGGTGGGCAAGGCGATCAGCAAACGGATGTTCATCTCGGGCGCGGCGGGCGGCTGTCAGGCCGAGATCGGGTCGAGCGCCGCGATGGCCGCCGCCGCCGTCGTGGAGTTGCTGGGCGGCAGCCCCCGCGCCTGTGTCCACGCCGCGTCCCTGGCCCTGATGAACACCATCGGCCTGGTGTGCGACCCGGTGGGCGGGTATGTCGAGGTGCCCTGTGTCAGCCGCAACGCCTTTTTCGCCGTCCACGCCGTCAGTGCCGCGCAACTGGCGCTGGCGCAGCTCGAATCGTTCATCCCGCCCGACGAGGTGGTGGGCGCGATGGCCTCGGTAGGCCGCCTGATGCCCGCCGAACTCCGGGAGACGGCGGAGGGCGGGCTGGCGCAGACGCCGACGGGGTTGGCGGTGACGGCGCGGATGGAAGGCCGGGAGGGCGAGAGCGGCATGATCGAACTGCCGATGGCCTGA
- a CDS encoding Uma2 family endonuclease, producing the protein MTDPAPRAMSEADYLRTERESPYKREYVGGFVYPLHAQAGASGEHVRISGRIMAALLPDADRLGCRIYQSDMQLYIPSASSYFYPDVMLVCSGEQPGRYFETAPCLLVEVLSGSTAHNDRRTKHQVYTAIPTLQTYLIVSQDERYVVEYQRGEAGWVMREHRGAGQVAVPCLGRSLSLEEMYRGVL; encoded by the coding sequence ATGACGGACCCTGCCCCCCGGGCGATGAGCGAGGCCGATTACCTGCGTACCGAGCGCGAGAGTCCCTACAAGCGCGAGTACGTGGGCGGCTTCGTGTACCCGCTGCATGCCCAGGCGGGGGCGAGCGGGGAGCATGTGCGGATCAGCGGGCGCATCATGGCGGCCCTGCTGCCCGACGCCGACCGTCTGGGCTGCCGCATCTACCAGTCCGACATGCAACTCTACATCCCCAGCGCGTCGAGCTACTTCTACCCAGACGTGATGCTCGTGTGCAGCGGAGAGCAGCCGGGGCGCTATTTCGAGACGGCCCCTTGCCTGCTGGTCGAGGTCCTCTCCGGCAGCACGGCCCACAACGACCGTCGCACCAAGCATCAGGTCTACACGGCCATTCCCACGCTCCAGACCTACCTCATCGTCTCGCAGGACGAGCGGTACGTCGTGGAGTACCAGCGCGGGGAGGCGGGCTGGGTCATGCGCGAGCACCGGGGGGCGGGGCAGGTGGCCGTGCCCTGCCTGGGCCGCTCGCTGAGCCTGGAGGAGATGTACCGGGGAGTTCTGTAG
- a CDS encoding PadR family transcriptional regulator translates to MARSPNSSPHTRAVLAALLSSHPGPSYGYDLSRRAGLKGGTLYPILQRLHAQGYLEAEWEDSPHAGKPPRHVYTLTQEGLRLAREKSESAPAAPRRGALT, encoded by the coding sequence ATGGCCCGCTCGCCCAACTCCAGCCCGCACACCCGCGCCGTGCTCGCCGCCCTGCTCTCCTCCCATCCCGGCCCCAGTTACGGCTACGACCTGAGCCGGAGGGCGGGGCTGAAGGGCGGGACGCTCTACCCGATCCTCCAGCGGCTGCACGCGCAGGGCTACCTGGAGGCCGAGTGGGAGGACTCGCCGCACGCGGGCAAGCCGCCGAGGCACGTCTACACGCTGACCCAAGAGGGGCTGAGACTGGCGCGGGAGAAGTCGGAGAGCGCACCCGCCGCCCCCCGGAGAGGAGCCCTGACATGA